A window of Daphnia pulicaria isolate SC F1-1A chromosome 4, SC_F0-13Bv2, whole genome shotgun sequence genomic DNA:
AATCTTGATATACCCTTCCAAATTTCATACCCCACTCTTTTccactgtttgtttttttctttctattgtttcaacTTATTGCAAAActcttcacctttttttttttctctttgatatGCTGTATCTTCCACCCACCTTTCACATCGAtataccccctttttttatcatgAACCATAATAAATATATTCGGATTGTCCGTTTTTTTTCGATGTCAAATCAGGAGTTCCGTGTtcagttcattttttattcaacagCCCTCCGAGTCATAACCTACTCCACTGGAGGTTCTCTCTAGTTCATAGATAGATTTctccttcattttttattcttgacttctcttattttccctccagccagccagccagccagccagccagcgatGACGTTATGCGATGGACGCGCGCTCATCGCTTATTCACTTTGCCCTGATTCTCGCCCATGTCCCGTTtcaactgtttctttttttttttggtcttccataatttgaaaaagcaaaaaacaaaaagaaaaacaaaagccaTTCACGGACGCGTGATCAGTTGCACGAGAAAATGTGTGTCCATTTTCACCACGTCAAATTTCTtcccatttgaaatttgatttgtagACGCCGAGAGCGGAACGATCACAACATTGGGACACGTCGTCCGTAATAGACCTTGCAAACTCTTTTAGCTGCCGACGAAATCTAGTTTTCGGCAATGGCATTCCGCTACAGTTATTTTGAGAAAGCATTGTGCGTGTTTTTATTCGGCATTTCTACATGGTACAAATAATAGAACCAGAAATTTGAATGAACTGACGATGAcgcagttctttttttttctttgtgatcCTTGTTATTTTATCCGGTCTGCTGTGTGAGTGCCATCTGAAGAAGAGGCACCACTTGGATGGTGGACAAATCCGAAAAGATGGTCTCGGCCGAGTCGTGCGACAAGATGCGGTGCAAGTTTTCACGGCGCAAGCTGAAGATGCTGGCGGCCAGCAGCGGTAGCAGAAGCATCGAATCGAAGCCTAGAATGAGATCCCACAGGAAGAGCAACTGTTCCGGAATGAGGAAGCCGCTGAAAGCCTGAACCATCCAAGGCATTGCGATTCTCAACCTGTGCgggtaataataaataacgaGCGAGAACGCAGgaggtaaaataaaatgaatagaaaGGTGTCGGAAGAATTGGGCAGCTCAATAGCGCCATGCAGGAAGTGAGTGTGTAACACGTGCTGTCTTATCTAGAACATAGCAATTCAGTTGTTGTTATTACGGctcaatgttgttgttgagacAATGAATCCAGAGCTCGGGTTCCTGCTGTTGGATGAGTCGTTCAAATAGAACAGACAGGGCGACAATACCCTGGCCGTGCGACGATAATCGATGTAATCTCGACCAATACTTGACGTACATGGCGCGCAGCGTGTAGTAAATGTCTTCGGCCTCTTCGTAGACATAGCACAGTGGAGCCACTAAATGcacgcacagcacacacaaaaaagagaaaacccgCGTATAAATAGTTACATAACGAGCCCATTAAAAGCAAATGTTATGACTTGTCTAGCGCTTCGTCATTTTTTCGCTCGTTTTCCACGTATATACTCGGACGACCGCCAAAGTGCGTTCCagtttcatttatttcatttcatttcgttgTCGACACACGGAATGAACTGCTAAGTGCGCGAGAGACGATCATTAGCTTTCTCGCATTGTATACCGAACGTACCGTACATGGCCCAGCCGTAGAAAGGGATGCAACTGGACGGCGGGAAAGCGGACGTCGTCACGGAGGATTGACCACCGATAGCGTCGCCGTCGGCTCTGCCGCCAGTTCCACTGCTGCCGCCGCTCGCCGAAGAAGAAATGTCGGGTGCATGAGCGAAGCGGGACGTTGTCTGCGCTCTCGACCCGAATTTCGAGCACAATTGGAGGCAGACGTAAGGGTCTCGTGAAAAGCAGAGCGACACCTtcgaacaaaaaacaaacgaaaaaaataaaatcggcGATCAAGCGGAACCGTGAGCCAGCAGGAAGTGAACCATTTTCATTGTAATACACGCAGGAGGCACACAATAAGCGCATTGCGCAAGTATGCGATTACCAACAACTTCCTTCCTAAAAGAGATTTACTATAAGAGCCTTCTTTCCTACTTGTACACAGCACAGGTATAGGACCGGCGTCTAGACAATGCAGATTGGCTCATTAAGTCGATTGCCTTTGGGTGGGCGTGAGTATAAGAAATTGGCCAtcaggaaaaaagagaaaaatgttttcgagAGGAGAAAAGTTATGACGTCACCTGGTAGATGAGATCTTCGAATACAAAGTAATGCTCGTCTCTCGACGCCGTTAGCTGAATGTCCTGgaaaaacgaaagagaaacGAAAGAATCAGATGGTGTGTGTGTCAACCTATAGCTCTATTATATACACACGTCTGCCCACTTTGTTTGCTCTCTCTTTCAGTTTTTCCCATCTTTTACGACGCGATTATAGCAGACGGGAGCTGAAAGAGCGTCAAAGAATTTGTCACGCGGGAAGTTATACGGCCGTGAGTGTCgcctttaaaaagaaaaaacggcaAATGGGGGCACGCACTTCTTTCCCTCTCACTCATGCATCCATTCATACATAAAATTCTTGACTATAATCGCTATATAgtcaaaaaaagattgtttcacgacagacaacagctcacgaattgaaaaaaaaaaaatcataagaaaaaaggcaaatcGAGACTTCGTGCAAGTGTCATTCATCCCGTCTGgggaattgaagaaaaacgagTTGCGCCCACCTGATGATAGTTATACAATGTACTGCACCATTACTGCCTACCTCAATGGTAGCTAGATCGTCATTTTCCCCCCTGTCGGGACTATGTCagatatacatatatattcgGTTCGACTCTAAAAtagttcgttcgttttttttatttttctttctcgcagTGTTGAAACACGCCCGGGACTATATAGCGAGTCGTCACGATTTGAGTCTGGGGTTatgatttttcatcttctcGCTTTACATTTAATCTCTCTATACGCAAGTCTTTCTGCAGCACTATTATGTAGATAGTAGGCACAAATAGCAAAATGGCATGCGTAGCGGTAATTCTATCACGAAAGAAATGGGCGAGCCGACCAGGGGGATCGTCATGTCAAACTGCGTGAGACATGATACTGTTTGTATGCATATATACCTAAGCGAGTGGCATTGCATTTTTACAtagaatttgtaaaaatttatgCTGAAATACCTTCATTATAATTTTGTCTGTCAAGTACTCCGTTTGGATGACGGCGTGCTTTTTGGCCTGAAAGTAGGTCTTCTCCTTTTGTTCCCGTTGTTGATGATTTCATAAGCCAACAGACATggcagaaaattaattttttaagtcAACAATGTTTTacttatataataaaacagaaaaaaaaattcaaactttttcgCCAACGTGTGACAGAAGGACCTGCTTCCAGAGCCCTTTTCGCAGATGAGATGGACACCCACCCTTGACGAACTCCTCCGACAGGAGGATGTCATTCTCGGCCACCACTGGAAGATGGCGACGTGATGTTCCACACGACAGGAAATGATGAGATAGTAGTATACGTGTACATTGAATTCAGCAAACATGTTTATAGCAGCCGCAGTCAGAAAGGTTAACCAACCTTTTGTTCCGAGAGTGATCCGGTGATTGAGTAAGGTCACGTTTGAATTGCCCTGCAGTACCAAAGATGAGCCGAGCCCCAAAAGCGGGTCAACACTCGTGCACATGTCTGAAAAGAGCTCTTGCTAGTTGTGCGTGATGCAACGAATGAGGATAGACGACGGCCAGACAgacacggaaaaagaaaagaaaagagagagaaaaaataactgaTTTTTAAGTGTGCAGAGTAATAACATCTCTTGGGGGGAGAGAgttagaggggggggggaaccggGTACGAAATCAGCCCTTTAATTATATAGCTGTCTACTCTACGTGCAACTACATAAGCGCAAGGGCAAACATTAGACatcagaggggggggggattggcCGAGTAGCCAATTCGTTAGGGCAAATGAACCACACCCATGAGCAGCGGAAGGCAAAGACATTTCATTTTAGATGGATTATGTGAAAGATCAACTGACGTTGGATGGGGACGACCGAATCATGTTGGCGATGTATTCACGCATCATCAATCGAAATCAGTAGGGACTAGGGGGGAAGGGCTTTGCTGTTTTATCTTTGATAGTCGAAAATCCGATGTTGCAATTTTAATTGGCAGTTTACGGAGAGGTGGATAGAAATAACTTTGGCTGATACAAAAGTTCCGTGTTGACTATTTTTCGTTAGCTTTTGTATCGATGAGATTGTGTGCAATATACAGAGACTATCTACAGCTTTTGAGTTCTTAAACGAACGCAGTGCCGAGTCACGCGGAGCGCTAAGTTATTCATATTAGGGCTTATAGTCCGTTGTAAACTGACGGGGAATTGTCAAGTCATACAACACTGATGCTGTGTGGATGTATTGATCGTCTCTGTAATGTATATGATGTCAAACAAAGCGGGaggtatagagagagagagagagagaaggggaaGGAAATATCATGAGAATCAAGTACTGTACTAAAGCGAAGCGGAAACGCCATCGGGTACGTATTGGAAACTCACCAACTCTTCAAACGTCGGGACGTTTAATGGAATTTTGACCGCGCTCCATTTCTCCTCCAACCTGCAGCAGATGTATAATGAGCGCGTGCCGAGATGGTAAACATATTTATACATCAGCCGAGATATATATCTACGAGCATTTACTATATACATATGCGCTaggctctctctcttcatGCACACAcgctacaaaataaaattaaaacccCAGACCGGTTAATGGAGTAATCGGGATCCCGCAGAGCCACCACCGCCTCGTACAAGTCCTGGGTCGAGTAGAGATTACGGATGGAGCCGACGTCTGTGAACACACAAGGTAGAAATGTTATATACGCAGCAGCAGACAGTATAATACACACAAGCGGAGAGATATTCCGGCTAAGAACATTCAACACAAGTTGGCTAAACAAAAGTCTATATAGTCTCTCCGTTTAGCTATAACTTACAGACGAGAAACTTGGGACTCCACCTTGAAGGTAGGTAGACCATTGTGTACGCACTTGGCCGAGTATATAGTATTAGCACAAACAGACATTCCGTCAAGACGGAAAATCTGATGCTCatgattttgttttacctTGATCGTAAGTGCTGAGCTCATCCCATTTTGATGATAGTTCTTGAGCTTCTGATGAGGAACGTTGACGAAGCAGGGAGAGTTTCAAATCCGTTTGGAGATTCAAGAGGGCTGCTCGTTATAGTCATATCAAAGTTGTTGGAAAATCAGTCGACCGGTGTTGATTCGATTGAAACcaaattggaaaaaagtttAGCGTGAATAGCTTTTAGCGAGTGACAGGATGAATTGTTAGGATAGGCACACATAGGAATATATGATATTAAATAATAGGAAAATGGAAAACACGCACCCTTGCTGACACGACGCTCGAAGTGGGTCTATGGCCAAAGGGAATCATGGAGAGGTGATTGTTAAACAATTACTTGAGTTTGTTGTTGACAAAGAGACAGCCTGTGCAATCATACTTGAGCTTTCCTCATATAGGTCAGTTGCTCCTGCTCGTCCTTCATGTTTTTGCGTCGCCGGGACAACACAAGTGCGTTCTTGATGCACGTTTCGATGCCATTGAGCCGGAATGCGTGCCGTAAGTCGGCCAGGAAGTCCCCAGTGCCCAGCGGAGTGGCAATACAAATGTGCTACAAAAAATAGCACATTCAGAATTTAATTACTGCCTCGGCATTTTATTAGGTTATAAAATGTCTTTAACTGTGTCTGATAAACACGGACCGTCAAATGAAACTAAACTGATTTAATTGccaactaataataataagtgctGGGCTGTGTGCAGTAAAACGTAATTGTAAGACAACTTACCTCGGAGGCAGCGATGACTTTTTCTAGTGTGCCCAGGATTTGCAATTCTTCCATGCACGCTGCCACCTGTTCCTGGATCGACACCTCGCCGGATGCTGCCGAACTGGTCGGAGACATTTTTCGATTCCCCTTTTTCTccactttttttgtctttgccGTTTGTTGTGCCGAATGAGAAACGTCAATCGAATTTCAGCCTGGCAGTGAAACCTGGCTGGTTAGGAGAGCGAGTTAAAACAACTCCCCAACTGTGACCCAATATGGCCTTCCCTCATTCGATCGATCAAACATCCGTCGTCCGTTTCTCTCCATAGGCTATACAGTCGCAATCCCCCCGTAATGTTGCTAAGCAATGGCCGAAATTCGGGAGAGGCCAACAAAGGGGGGAGCGGGAAGAGATCGTGtggaagagagggggggggtggACGACACCACGAATAGACGGATATAGACGGCGGATGGACGAATAGACGGAAGAGCGGCGTAGAGGGTGGAATTAGGGGGTGAGAGATTGTGCGGACTCAACTCTATAATTACTAGAATTTCTAAAATATCAAGCATCAGCTTTAACGGTCTTGTAGAGCCCTTCCCCCTCCACCCTTCTCCCTCTCTcttaatctctctctctctctctcacttccTTGCAATCCTCCATCCCTCCACGTCGTTTGCTCCATGGCTCTTTTTGAATCCAATTTGAAATTGGCGCAAGCGCTATGGTCGTTTCAACGGGAATCAATAGAGGCGAAACAGCATCCTCGATGCGCGGCTAGGGCTCTAATCATCCATATTTTCTCATACATTAACCATTTGGCGTCGGATTGAAACTCCAGGTCTTCAAGTGAGCTGGGCATAGTCGGCCTCAAGTTCCTGGATAGACGGTCGCTCGAAAACGGTAAGTCCAAGCATCcctagttttttcttttcatcttgcGCACTCTTCGTCGACgccgatttattttttaaacagacGCGCGCACAGCTCTTGGCTCAGCGCAATGTACCCCCTCTTTCAACACAAAAGATcagaacgaaataaaaaaaagacaaaaatacaATCCGACAACGTTGTTAGCCGGTCTAATGGCGCCTTGAGTCCTCACaactatttttttggtttttagaaAGACACTGAATTTGTTagcagttctttttttttctactgtgATCCTCCTGATATTGGCATTTTATGCAGATTTTCAGATTTGCTGGGTTTGCGTACGAGATTGCTCAGTTACGGTCGAAACTGAAGCATTGAAAAGATTGGGTAATTTACGATAAAGGCTACGAATGCTTCACTGTTAAGTTTTGTTGTGATTTCCCTGCTCAGTTTGGCTTCTTGGTTTTTGTCTTTCCCCATGAATGTttgtttccttaaaaaaacgaGTTTCTGTTGAAATtacaaagacaaaaaagcaAGTGACCTTTAGATGTCTTGGGTCCATGCATGAGTGAACACTTTTGAGAACTATCCCTTTCAACTTACTGATCACCAAtagttttcaatttctttacttATGAAcactttcaattaatttttgtaaattaaaaattcgttAATTATTTTACAGAAAAATGACCTCATCTGTCGAGGATTTCAGCATTCCTGATTTTGGTTCGGCAGAACAGAATGAGGACATGAGTGAAGACTGCAGGTAAAATATTTCACGCAGTGTTTTATTATCTGTTTTCAATGCCTCAATGTTATTTTTAGATTGGAGAAAGATTCTTCAAATGATGTTGATATGTTTGAAGACTCTTCAGCGGAAGAATATGTTGGAGCCACCTGTGGTTTGAAGGATAATGGAAAACCTACTGCCTCAGCTTCAAAAAATTCCATGGCAGTTACCACTGGAAAATCTTCAGTTCCATTTAATCAAAGTTCGATTATCTATGATGAAGAAACACTGATGAAAATGACTGACGAAGAGCTGCAATTCTTTGAGAATTACAAGCAGGGTAAATTACCTTATTTTGCCTTTAAATTTCCATTACAATAACTTTAATTGTGTATGTGTCTACAGCAAATCATGCTCAGATGTCATCATTGAAGTGTACCACTTGTTCGTGCCAGCTTTTCCTTGTCAATCGGGATAACATCAGAATCCACCCAGTTTTAGGTGTACTCGTGTGCAAAGTTAGTTTCGTTTAATTTCACAGTCATGTTCATTCTGGTtacgaattttattttcaattcgtAGAGTTGTCGAGAATTTTACAGTAACGGCCCTTTTACCAAAGATGAAAACGGACATGATGAGTATTGCCGTTGGTGTGCCGAAGGCGGAATGATTATATGCTGCGATACCTGCACGAATGTGTTTTGCAAggtaatgtttttaaaattcactAAGAAAgtaggtttttcttttaatcagTCAATCCGAATGTACATGACAGGCATGCTTAAGACGTTGCTTAGGACGTGTGAATCTTCTAGAAATCACAAGCAGTAAGTGCAAGTGGAGTTGCTTAGTTTGCAACAATCTTCCCCTTTGGAGTCAAAGAGCGCTATGTAGAATGGTCATGTCAGCGATGAAATCAACTCCTGGGTATGCATTTCtcccattttaaaatgaatcaattaataaTACCTTTAAACGTGTTataaatgtttatttattttatttagtcgAAAGTCTTTGTCAAGGCGATCAGTGCAGGACACGAATGTTTCGAGTGATCCTTCCATTTGGTTGCCAGCCATCATAAGTGAAGCAGAAAAGTTGGCCACGTACTGTAAGGCACTGGCATCAAAAGTGGGAGTCAGTTGGTCTAAAGAATGCGAAGAAGCCGATGGAAGTTCGTGTCACCAACAGAAAGACAAGGTCGTTAATTACTGCCGTAAACTTCGTAAAGCCGTCGTCACAACTCGCCTAAATATGAAGTTACTGGAGGAGAAGCTGGTTGCTAAATTTGAACAGAATTATGGCAACACCGCAGACATAGAGGTCGATCAACAGGAATCATCCATCTTAAAGCAGGATTCGACTCCAAGAGCCGGCAAGCGACTTAtagtgaaaattaaaaactttaGGGAAGCAAACAGCAAGCAAGATTACTATGCCGAAGTTCGGGAATCGCCACCTCCCCATTCGGCAACTTCAAATTCTACGAAAGATTCTCCTCGGAAATCTATTTGCTCTTTGAGCAGTCAAGCAACTATTCCACATTGCCCAAGTCCCTTACCAACAGAAGAACAGTCTGGGGACAACAGCTCATCAAATGAAGCTGAAGCACAACCCAACGCAGCTGAGAAGACCCGATTGCCAACAGTGGAAGATACTCTCGCAAATGATGAATCTGTCGAATTTTTCGATACGTTCTCAGAGCTTACTGAAAGTAAACCGACCGAAGAAGACGCTCTCCAAGAAAGGCAAGCTAGTTTAGTTGAAGGTGATCATAAGCTGTCTCCGGAACCATTTCCAGTCAAATTTATAACGACAGAGTTAAATTCGCATTCACCCGATATGTTCGCTAACACCCCATCTGACAATGATTCCGATCTTGAGGATTCCACAAAGACAGTTCCACTCGATCATATTTTGCCAAAAGGTGAGGTCAGTAATGTTAATAATGACAAAGTCGTTATCAAACAAGAAGCGAAAATTTCTACTACACCATCCCCCACTGCCGGCTCAGCAAGAGGTGTAGGCACCCCGTCTCTCGCAGCAACAGGAAATAAATCATTCAAATCTAAACTCTCTAGAAGTACACCAACCTCAAAGGAACGCACCGGCACAAAAGTCTTGCCTGCATCGAACGATGAAGTCATTGTCAACTCAACATTGAGAACCTCAACACCAGTGACAAGTCAGAGCTCGAAATCTCTCAAATCGTCATCATCACCAGAAATAGATTTGAATGAAAAGGCAAGGCTAGAACTTTTAAGGGAATCCTCCGATTCAGACGACAGTCTCGCTGAATTGAAGCTCAGCCCTCGTGTAAAgagaacaaagaaaagaagaagcataCCGCTGGGGTTAGAGGACGATCCTAAATTGAAAGCCGAATGCGCCGTCGTCGTCAATCGCATCACTAATTTGGTAAGGATAAGAgtagattaaaaaaatttctaataacttaaaacaaaaattttttatttgcagaacGAAGTGCTAAACGGAAAGGAATCGGAAGAATCGATGCTCAAAAAACAAGTCGACCGCCTAGTGAAAAGTCCGATAAAAATTGCAGTAAATAGCTCGACTTCTGAATTGGATGATTCCGATCCAGGGGGCTTTGAGAAAGAGGCAGATAAGCCTAAAAAACAGTACTCAAAgattaaaaaatctgaaacaaAACCTTTTCGGCTTGAAGATCTGGATTCATCATCTTCGTCCTCCTCAGAGATTGAAGCAACTGAGCAAGTAACTGGAATAACCAAGTTGCCAACGACATCGTCGATTCCTGATCGCAACGAAGCCGTTCGTCTAGCTTTGTTAGCAGCTAGTGATTCAGATTCAGATTTGGATTTGGACACCCAAGAAACTGAGAATATTCCAGACGAAGCTCCAAAATcagcagaagaaaaaataattatagaatGTGATTTGGCGATGGAAACCGATGATATTGGAATAATTGagttaaaagaagaagtcaTCGGTCTAAGCACAGATGATGAAGGTGCTGTCAAAGGCTCGAATCTCAAAACTGATAAGCTATTGCGTATGTCAATTGGTGATCCCGATGCCGAATCTGACACGAAGAAATCACAGAAAGGCAAGGaagccaagaaagaaaaaaagaagactagAGAAAGGAAGAAGCGGCGCATTCAATCAGACTCAGATTTTCAATCTTCAGaatcggaaaaagaaaagaagaagcggaagAGGAAGCGTTCAAGCCCATCGGATGAAGTTTCGGATGATGACGATTCTAGCAAAGATGGAAAATCTAAATCCAAATCACGTCGTCGAATCAAGAGAGCCGCTCATACAAGCGACTCCGAGAACTCAAACGATTCAGATATTGAGGTTCTGAACGAATCCCAGCGATCGGAAGCTGGCGGATCGAAAGgcagaaaaaatatcaaaaagatCATGAAAGACACAAACCTTAAGGTGAGTCgcttgttcaattttttttctttgctgtttCCTTTGTACGTATctgatttgtaaaattaatctttAACAGGATGAAACTAAAGCCgctgccaaagaagaagaagatcgcaAAAGGCGTATAGCTGAGCGTCAAAAGTTCTACAATGAAGCCTTTGTTGGTGATATGGCCCTTATCAATGCGCAGACCCACCACCTGGTCTTAGATTTCGACCCTAAAACCAAAGAGGAGCTCGTTACGGTGGACAAACATATCGTCACCAAACTGAAGCCTCATCAGGTCAAGGGTGTAAAGTTCATGTGGGATGCTTGCTTCGAATCCATCGAGAGACTCAAGGAGCATCCTGGCTCTGGATGTATTTTGGCCCATTGCATGGGTTTGGGTAAAAGTCTTCAAGTCGTCACGTTGGTGCACACGGTCCTTACAAACAAAGCATGCAAGGTATTATCGCGTTCTttcctcttattttttctgCTCTTAGATATCAATTCAAGAGAATTATtgattgtatttttcttcgatCCAGGTTGATCGTGTGCTAGTAGTCTGTCCTCTTAGCACAGTCCTAAACTGGGTCAACGAGTTTAACGTATGGCTTCCGCCAAATTCAGATGTTGAAGTGTACGAAATGGCAAGCGCCAAGGGTAATAGTAAAGATATCCGAAAGTACACGCTACAGAGTTGGCTGGAAGGTGGAGGGGTCATGATCATTGGTTACGATATGTATCGCAACCTAACTAAcgagaacaacaaaaaaatcacaaaaaaagagCGCGACGTGTTCACACGCTCTCTAGTGGATCCTGGGCCGCAACTCGTTGTATGCGATGAGGGCCATTTACTGAAAAATGAGAAGACAGCTCTGTCCAAGGCAATGAACAAGATCGCTACTAGAAGAAGAGTAGTCTTGACAGGCACTCCGCTCCAGAATAGCTTGCTAGAATATCACTGCATGATTCAGTTCGTCAAACCTAATCTACTGGGAACATCTAGGGAATTCACGAATCGATTTGCCAATCCCATTAAAAACGGACAGGCTGCCGACTCGACTGACTCTGACGTACGGGTTATGAAACGACGAGCCCACGTATTGCACAAAATGCTCGAAGGtgaatcatttttcttctccttacATTTTCCATCTAAAGatgtataataatatatttttaacagATTCCGTGCAACGATTCGATTACGCCGTTCTGACTCCATTCTTGCCTCCTAAGCACGAATACGTCGTGTCAGTGAAGTTGTCGGAACTACAGATCAAGATGTACCAGTATTACCTGGAGTATCACGCCAAGGGTGGTCCGAATCATATCGGTCGCGGAAAAGGAGCTGGACTCTTTGCCGATTTCCAGGAATTGGGGCGAGTTTGGACGCATCCCAAAGCGTTGCTGTTGGCAGAACTTAATCGTGAAGCTAAAGCAAAAAACAACAGCAGTGATTCCGAAGGTTCAATAGCGGATTTCATTGACGACCGAGGAGAAACACCCGTAAGCGACGATGACGGCGGCGTTGTTTGTTTGGATGAAAGTGGCGATGAAAAAGAAGCCGGTACGTGAACCCCAAAttcaaattaccatttcatttcattttatagaTGTTCGACTGTTACTAACGAACTCTTTGTCGGTTAAATTTTCAGCGGCAGGAACTAAATCAAACAACTTTAGAATGAGAACGCGTGCTGCCCGTGGAGATCAGCCTCCGCCAGAAGATGAATTAGGCGTGACTACTCCAATGTCTAGCACCTGGTGGTCACAATTCGTCCAAGACGAGGACATGGTCAAAATGGAACACAGTGGCAAGCTCATACTTCTCATGGATATTCTTCGTCAGTGCGAGCTCATTGGTGATAAGGTCCTGGTTTTCAGCCAGTCCCTTGTTTCGTTAAATTTGATCGAGGAATTCCTCGCAGCCGAGGACGAGCAAAATGAGAAGAATCGGGCGAGTTTGGCAAGCACCGatgtaagtttttctttttagcatCATGAAGTTCTTCATTTGACATTATGCATTATTTTCTCTATACAGTTAAAACAGGATCCTATTGGGACATGGCGTTTCAATCACGACTACTTCCGATTAGATGGACAGACATCAGCGGAGCTGCGTAAAAACGCATGCAATGCTTTCAACAATCCCTCCAATCTTCGTTCTCGACTGTTTCTTATTTCAACTAAAGCCGGTGGCTTGGGAATCAATCTGGTTGCAGCGAATCGTGTCATAATTTTTGACGCCTCGTGGAATCCCTCGCACGACGTGCAAAGTATTTTCCGCGTTTATCGGTGagttaattaaattattaattaattattaaataacgcaaacttacaatttttatGACTTATTCTAGGTTTGGGCAAAAGAAACCTTGCTATATTTATCGTTTTCTGGCTCAAGGCACCATGGAGGAGAAAATTTACGATCGCCAGGTAAAAGAGTTCATTATCGGTTCACTCGTATAAAATCTAATCttgtccgttttttttttttaaatctaggtTACGAAACTATCATTATCGTGCCGAGTTGTCGATGAGCAACAAATCGAACGCCATTTCAACTCAGCGGATCTTAACGAGTTATATATCTTCGAACCTGATAGCCATTTACGTCGACCGACTCCCCTTCTACCGAAAGATCGTCTTCTGGCTGAGCTCACTATCCAAAGAAAGGACTGGATCGTTACTTACCACGAACATGACTCGCT
This region includes:
- the LOC124338105 gene encoding TBC1 domain family member 19-like; protein product: MSPTSSAASGEVSIQEQVAACMEELQILGTLEKVIAASEHICIATPLGTGDFLADLRHAFRLNGIETCIKNALVLSRRRKNMKDEQEQLTYMRKAQTHFERRVSKALLNLQTDLKLSLLRQRSSSEAQELSSKWDELSTYDQDVGSIRNLYSTQDLYEAVVALRDPDYSINRLEEKWSAVKIPLNVPTFEELQELFSDMCTSVDPLLGLGSSLVLQGNSNVTLLNHRITLGTKVVAENDILLSEEFVKGGCPSHLRKGLWKQVLLSHVGEKEKTYFQAKKHAVIQTEYLTDKIIMKDIQLTASRDEHYFVFEDLIYQVSLCFSRDPYVCLQLCSKFGSRAQTTSRFAHAPDISSSASGGSSGTGGRADGDAIGGQSSVTTSAFPPSSCIPFYGWAMYVAPLCYVYEEAEDIYYTLRAMYVKYWSRLHRLSSHGQGIVALSVLFERLIQQQEPELWIHCLNNNIEPLRIAMPWMVQAFSGFLIPEQLLFLWDLILGFDSMLLLPLLAASIFSLRRENLHRILSHDSAETIFSDLSTIQVVPLLQMALTQQTG